One Gadus morhua chromosome 23, gadMor3.0, whole genome shotgun sequence DNA segment encodes these proteins:
- the pip4k2aa gene encoding LOW QUALITY PROTEIN: phosphatidylinositol 5-phosphate 4-kinase type-2 alpha (The sequence of the model RefSeq protein was modified relative to this genomic sequence to represent the inferred CDS: inserted 1 base in 1 codon), with the protein MASASAIVASIASKTKTKKKHFVAQKXKLFRASDPLLSVVMWGVNHSINELSHVQIPIMLMPDDFKAYSKIKVDNHLFNKENMPSHFKFKEYCPLVFRNLRERFGIDDQDFQNSLTRSAPLNSESQGRSGARFHTSYDKRYVIKTITGEDVAEMHNILKKYHQFIVECHGNTLLPQFLGMYRLTVDGDETYMIVTRNVFSHRLSVYKKYDLKGSTVAREASDKEKAKELPTYKDNDFINDGQKIHIDDENKKMFMEKLRKDVEFLALLKLMDYSLLVGIHDVERAEQEEVESEDNEGEDDGESDGGVGTPPDSPSNTLDSAKPLSPGEFDPTIDVYAIKSNDGAPRKEVYFMAVIDILQHYDAKKKAAHAAKTVKHGAGAEISTVNPEQYSKRFHDFITTILS; encoded by the exons ATGGCTTCGGCGAGTGCTATTGTCGCATCTATTGCGAGTAAAACGAAGACAAAGAAGAAACACTTCGTTGCCCAAA TGAAGCTTTTTCGTGCCAGCGACCCTCTGCTCAGCGTGGTGATGTGGGGAGTCAACCATTCG ATAAACGAGCTAAGCCATGTCCAGATTCCTATCATGCTCATGCCAGATGACTTCAAGGCCTACTCCAAGATTAAAGTGGACAACCACCTCTTCAACAA GGAAAACATGCCAAGCCATTTTAAGTTCAAGGAGTACTGCCCTCTGGTGTTCCGCAATCTGCGCGAAAGGTTTGGCATCGACGATCAGGACTTTCAG AACTCTCTGACGCGGAGCGCGCCACTGAACAGCGAGTCCCAAGGGCGGAGCGGCGCCCGCTTCCACACCTCCTACGACAAGCGCTACGTCATCAAGACCATCACCGGCGAGGACGTGGCCGAGATGCACAACATCCTCAAGAAGTACCACCAG TTCATCGTGGAGTGTCATGGCAACACGCTGCTGCCTCAGTTCCTGGGGATGTACCGGCTGACGGTGGACGGCGACGAGACGTACATGATCGTCACGCGCAACGTCTTCTCGCACCGCCTCTCCGTCTACAAGAAGTACGACCTGAAG GGTTCTACTGTTGCAAGAGAAGCCAGCGATAAGGAGAAG GCCAAGGAGCTGCCCACCTACAAGGACAACGACTTCATCAACGACGGGCAGAAGATCCACATCGACGACGAAAACAAGAAGATGTTCATGGAGAAGCTGAGGAAAGACGTGGAG ttcCTGGCCCTGCTCAAGCTGATGGACTACAGCCTGCTGGTGGGAATCCACGACGTGGAGCGGgccgagcaggaggaggtggagagtgaggacaACGAGGGCGAGGACGACGGCGAGAGCGACGGCGGGGTGGGCACGCCGCCCGACAGCCCCAGCAACACGCTGGACAGCGCCAAGCCGCTGTCGCCCGGCGAGTTCGACCCCACCATCGACGTCTACGCAATCAAGAGCAACGACG GCGCCCCCCGGAAGGAGGTGTACTTCATGGCCGTCATAGACATCTTGCAGCACTACGACGCCAAGAAGAAGGCTGCGCACGCCGCCAAGACCGTCAAACACGGG GCCGGAGCGGAGATCTCCACGGTGAACCCGGAGCAGTACTCCAAGAGGTTCCACGacttcatcaccaccatcctGTCGTAG